In a single window of the Pontibacter russatus genome:
- the fbaA gene encoding class II fructose-bisphosphate aldolase yields the protein MSETKKRFRAGVLYGEEVTELFKYANENNFALPAVNVIGTNSINAVLETAREVNSPVIVQFSHSGAQFYAGKGLANDLQKSAIAGAVSGAHHVHIMAEAYGVPVILHTDHAAKKLLPWIDGLLDAGEKYFEEHGKPLFSSHMLDLSEEHIQENIETCSRYLERMNRIGMTVEIELGVTGGEEDGVDNSDVDSARLYTQPEEVALAYEELNKVSDRFTIAAAFGNVHGVYKPGNVELRPEILKNSQQFIQEKYGKGPNPVNFVFHGGSGSEKAKITEAIEYGAVKMNIDTDMQWAFLEGIRDYIDAKHDYLQSQIGNPEGEDSPNKKFYDPRVWLREGEKTFIKRLKEAFTDLNAINRNA from the coding sequence GTGAGCGAAACAAAAAAAAGATTCAGAGCTGGTGTATTGTACGGCGAAGAAGTAACTGAGCTGTTTAAGTACGCCAATGAAAATAACTTTGCCTTACCGGCCGTGAACGTCATCGGTACAAACTCCATTAACGCGGTGCTGGAAACAGCCAGGGAAGTGAACTCTCCGGTTATCGTGCAGTTCTCGCACAGCGGCGCGCAGTTCTACGCGGGCAAAGGCCTGGCCAACGACCTGCAGAAGTCGGCCATCGCCGGTGCTGTGTCGGGGGCGCACCACGTGCATATCATGGCGGAGGCATATGGCGTGCCCGTGATCCTGCACACCGACCACGCCGCCAAAAAGCTCCTCCCCTGGATAGACGGTCTGTTGGATGCTGGTGAGAAGTACTTTGAAGAGCACGGCAAGCCGCTGTTCAGCTCCCATATGCTGGACCTTTCGGAAGAGCACATCCAGGAGAACATCGAGACCTGCTCCCGCTACCTGGAGCGTATGAACAGGATCGGCATGACGGTAGAAATAGAGCTGGGCGTGACCGGCGGCGAGGAAGACGGCGTCGACAACTCTGACGTGGACAGCGCCCGTTTGTACACGCAGCCGGAAGAGGTGGCCCTAGCTTACGAAGAACTGAATAAAGTAAGCGACCGCTTCACCATAGCCGCCGCTTTCGGAAACGTACACGGAGTATATAAGCCCGGCAACGTGGAGCTGCGCCCTGAAATTCTGAAGAACTCACAGCAGTTTATCCAGGAGAAGTACGGCAAAGGGCCAAACCCGGTGAACTTCGTGTTCCATGGCGGCTCCGGCTCTGAGAAGGCGAAGATAACCGAGGCTATCGAGTATGGCGCCGTGAAAATGAACATTGACACCGACATGCAGTGGGCCTTCCTGGAAGGCATCCGGGATTATATTGATGCGAAGCACGATTACCTGCAGAGCCAGATTGGCAACCCGGAGGGCGAGGACTCCCCGAACAAGAAGTTCTACGACCCGCGCGTGTGGCTGCGCGAAGGCGAGAAAACCTTCATCAAGCGTCTGAAAGAGGCCTTTACGGACCTGAACGCCATCAACCGCAACGCTTAA
- a CDS encoding exonuclease domain-containing protein: MYAIIDIETTGGQPAQDRITEIAIFIHDGHQIVDQYNTLINPQRPIPFFISQLTGITDEMVQDAPKFYEVAKEIVEFTEGKVFVAHNVRFDYSFIKKEFADLGYTFQRKTLCTVRLSRSLLPGLPSYSLGKLCKSIDIELKQRHRAIGDAEATAVLFDRLLKLNRPVVDGNQNMAADNTTQVLKEEIKTSLLPPAIRKEQVDALPMVPGVYYFHNEAGEVIYVGKSINIKKRIIQHFNIDYKSRKSLDFKNSIAEITYEVMGNELVALLFESAEIKRMKPHYNRQQRRSVFNTGIYVYEDGNGYKRLSFGSVNKADNVSLTPIIALSNQFKAKGFLYHKVAKYNLCQKLCDLYKTNGACFDYQVHQCKGACVGQESPAVYNKRVEAAIESFTFEHNNFAIVGKGREPGEKSVVVVEHGTYLGFGFVDETFSAQSLDDFKGAIRRYNDNKDIQQIIRGHMRGKHKDRIIVFD; this comes from the coding sequence TTGTACGCCATCATCGACATTGAGACCACCGGCGGGCAGCCGGCCCAGGACAGGATCACCGAAATTGCCATTTTTATCCATGACGGGCATCAGATTGTAGACCAGTACAACACGCTCATCAACCCGCAGCGCCCCATCCCCTTTTTTATATCGCAGCTGACGGGTATTACCGACGAGATGGTGCAGGACGCGCCCAAATTCTACGAGGTGGCCAAGGAGATCGTGGAGTTTACCGAGGGGAAGGTTTTTGTGGCCCACAACGTGCGCTTCGACTACTCCTTTATCAAGAAAGAGTTTGCGGATTTAGGATATACTTTCCAGCGTAAAACGCTCTGCACGGTGCGCCTCAGCCGCTCCCTTCTTCCGGGGCTGCCCTCCTACAGCCTGGGCAAGCTCTGCAAAAGCATCGACATTGAGTTGAAGCAGCGCCACCGCGCCATCGGCGACGCCGAGGCCACGGCCGTGCTCTTCGACAGGCTGCTGAAGCTAAACCGCCCGGTGGTGGACGGTAACCAGAACATGGCGGCCGACAACACCACGCAGGTGCTGAAAGAGGAAATCAAGACCTCGCTGCTGCCCCCGGCCATCCGGAAGGAGCAGGTGGACGCGCTGCCGATGGTGCCGGGCGTGTACTACTTCCACAACGAGGCGGGCGAGGTGATATACGTCGGCAAGAGCATCAACATCAAAAAACGCATCATCCAGCACTTCAACATCGATTACAAGAGCCGCAAGTCACTGGACTTCAAGAACAGCATCGCCGAAATCACCTACGAGGTGATGGGCAACGAACTGGTGGCCCTGCTGTTTGAGTCGGCGGAGATAAAGCGGATGAAGCCGCATTACAACCGGCAGCAGCGCCGCTCGGTGTTCAACACTGGCATTTATGTGTATGAAGATGGGAACGGCTACAAGCGCCTGTCGTTTGGCAGCGTGAACAAAGCCGACAATGTGAGCCTGACGCCCATCATCGCGCTCTCGAACCAGTTTAAGGCGAAAGGGTTTCTGTATCACAAGGTCGCCAAATACAACCTCTGCCAGAAGCTGTGCGACCTGTATAAGACCAACGGCGCCTGCTTCGACTACCAGGTACACCAGTGCAAGGGCGCCTGCGTGGGCCAGGAGAGCCCTGCCGTATACAACAAGCGCGTGGAGGCCGCCATCGAGTCCTTCACCTTCGAGCACAACAACTTCGCCATTGTGGGCAAAGGGCGGGAGCCCGGCGAGAAATCGGTGGTGGTGGTGGAGCACGGCACCTACCTCGGCTTCGGCTTCGTGGACGAAACGTTCTCCGCGCAGTCTCTGGATGATTTCAAAGGGGCCATCAGGCGCTACAACGACAACAAGGACATACAACAGATTATCCGCGGCCACATGCGCGGCAAGCACAAAGACAGAATTATCGTTTTTGATTAG
- a CDS encoding AI-2E family transporter: protein MEIKLPKYFKVVVLLLGVILLIWLLQLFKSIFVPLAFSMLFSLLLLPLNRDLEKARVPRPLAIIISIILVVTVLGLLIWFLSSQLLSLTSELDTISSNISDLVMRVQGFLYEKFGIQPRNRTDLVRNMITSLQDIATTFLGSTISLTTGFLAAFTVVPIYVFCLLYYRDHLEQFLFKLVSKDKRGGLIHTIIDIQRVVQSYISGLMVVIVVVSLLNSAGLLLLGVKYALFFGVFASILTIIPYIGIMIGSLLPALIALATTGHLIDAVLVVGVFAFVQFLEGNFITPFIVGSKVSINPFAAIVALLVGGEIWGAAGMIMALPVIATLKVIFDAYPPLEPLGFLLADIDDVKPKKRRGRIKGFFTEMYNGLGHGKKKEE, encoded by the coding sequence ATGGAGATAAAATTACCTAAATATTTTAAGGTCGTGGTGCTGCTGCTCGGCGTCATCCTGCTGATCTGGCTCCTGCAGCTGTTCAAGTCCATTTTCGTGCCGCTGGCCTTCTCCATGCTGTTCTCCCTGCTCCTGCTGCCCCTCAACCGCGACCTGGAGAAGGCACGGGTGCCACGCCCGCTGGCCATTATCATCAGCATTATCCTGGTGGTGACGGTGCTGGGGCTGCTCATCTGGTTTCTGTCGTCGCAGCTCCTGAGCCTGACGTCGGAGCTGGACACCATCAGCAGCAACATCAGCGACCTGGTGATGCGCGTGCAGGGCTTCCTGTACGAGAAGTTTGGCATACAGCCCAGAAACCGCACCGACCTCGTCCGCAACATGATCACCAGCCTGCAGGACATCGCCACCACCTTCCTGGGCAGCACCATCTCCCTGACAACCGGTTTCCTGGCGGCTTTCACGGTTGTACCGATTTATGTGTTTTGCCTGCTTTATTACCGCGACCACCTGGAGCAGTTCCTGTTCAAGCTGGTATCGAAAGACAAGCGCGGCGGCCTGATCCATACCATCATCGATATCCAGCGCGTCGTGCAGAGTTATATCTCCGGTCTGATGGTCGTGATCGTGGTGGTATCGTTGCTGAATTCGGCGGGCCTGCTGCTGCTGGGCGTGAAGTATGCCCTTTTCTTCGGCGTGTTCGCCTCCATCCTCACCATCATCCCCTACATCGGCATCATGATCGGCTCGCTGCTGCCCGCCCTGATTGCGCTGGCCACTACCGGCCACCTCATCGACGCGGTGCTGGTGGTGGGGGTGTTTGCCTTTGTGCAGTTCCTGGAGGGGAATTTCATCACGCCTTTCATCGTGGGCTCCAAAGTCAGCATCAACCCCTTTGCCGCCATCGTGGCCCTGCTGGTGGGGGGCGAGATATGGGGCGCCGCCGGGATGATCATGGCCCTGCCCGTGATAGCCACGCTGAAAGTCATCTTTGATGCCTACCCGCCGCTGGAGCCGCTGGGCTTTCTGCTGGCCGACATAGACGACGTGAAACCGAAAAAAAGAAGGGGCAGAATCAAGGGCTTTTTTACAGAGATGTACAACGGCCTGGGGCACGGCAAAAAGAAAGAGGAATGA
- a CDS encoding DNA topoisomerase IV subunit B: MAELAHNNNYNEDSIRSLEPREHIRLRPGMYIGKLGDGSSADDGIYILVKEVIDNSIDEHVMGHGKTIEVKISDHRVQVRDYGRGIPLGKVIDCVSKINTGGKYDSKAFQKSVGLNGVGTKAVNALSSHFRVQSVRDGQMKVAEFEQGVLTQDFELQETNQRNGTLTSFVPDEAIFRSFQFNPDYLENQIWNYVYLNAGLTINFNGKKFYSENGLLDLLRNKADEESMRYPIIHLKGEDIELALTHGNDYGEEYYSFVNGQYTTMGGTHLAAFREAIVKTVRDFYKKDYDAADIRASIVGAISLRVQEPVFESQTKTKLGSIDMGPDGPAVRAYINDFVKEHLDNYLHKNPSTAEALKKRVEQSERERKDMAGVKKLANQRAKKANLHNRKLRDCRLHFNEDKHENALLSTLFITEGDSASGSITKSRNVDTEAVFSLRGKPLNCFGLKKKVVYENEEFNLLQHALNIEEGLEGLRYNRVVVATDADVDGMHIRLLLLTFFLQFFPDLVKNGHVYILETPLFRVRNKKETIYCYNETEKQEAINKLGKRPEITRFKGLGEISPDEFGKFIGDNIKLKPVILHKDTTIQKILSYYMGKNTPERQSFIIDNLKIEKDIVEEVYA; this comes from the coding sequence ATGGCAGAGTTAGCGCACAACAATAACTACAACGAAGACAGCATCCGGTCATTGGAGCCGCGCGAGCACATCCGGCTGCGGCCCGGCATGTACATCGGCAAACTAGGCGACGGTTCCTCAGCGGACGACGGGATCTATATACTGGTGAAAGAGGTGATCGACAACTCCATCGATGAACACGTGATGGGGCACGGCAAAACCATCGAGGTCAAAATCTCCGACCACCGCGTGCAGGTGCGGGACTATGGCCGTGGCATTCCGCTGGGCAAGGTGATCGACTGCGTGAGCAAGATAAACACCGGCGGTAAGTACGACAGCAAGGCTTTCCAGAAGTCGGTGGGGCTGAATGGCGTGGGTACGAAGGCGGTGAACGCCCTCTCCAGCCACTTCCGGGTGCAGTCGGTGCGCGACGGGCAGATGAAGGTGGCCGAGTTTGAGCAGGGGGTGCTGACGCAGGATTTTGAACTGCAGGAGACGAACCAGCGCAACGGCACGCTCACCTCGTTTGTGCCGGACGAGGCGATCTTCAGGAGTTTTCAGTTCAACCCGGACTACCTCGAGAACCAGATATGGAACTACGTGTACCTGAACGCTGGCCTCACCATCAACTTCAACGGCAAGAAGTTCTACTCAGAGAACGGCCTGCTGGACCTGCTGCGCAACAAGGCGGACGAGGAGAGCATGCGCTACCCGATCATCCACCTGAAGGGGGAGGATATTGAGCTAGCCTTAACTCACGGCAACGATTACGGCGAAGAATATTACTCCTTCGTGAACGGGCAGTACACCACCATGGGCGGCACGCACCTGGCGGCCTTCCGGGAGGCGATCGTGAAGACGGTGCGCGATTTCTACAAGAAAGACTACGATGCCGCTGATATACGGGCCTCTATTGTGGGTGCTATTTCGCTGCGCGTGCAGGAGCCGGTGTTTGAGTCGCAGACCAAGACAAAGCTGGGCTCTATTGACATGGGACCCGACGGACCGGCGGTGCGCGCCTATATAAACGACTTCGTAAAAGAGCACCTCGACAACTACCTCCACAAGAACCCCTCAACAGCCGAGGCGCTTAAGAAGCGCGTGGAGCAGAGCGAAAGGGAGCGTAAGGATATGGCGGGCGTGAAGAAGCTGGCGAACCAGCGCGCCAAAAAAGCGAACCTGCACAACCGCAAGCTCCGCGACTGCCGCCTGCACTTCAACGAGGACAAGCACGAGAACGCGCTGCTTTCCACCCTGTTCATCACCGAGGGAGACTCGGCGAGCGGGTCCATCACCAAGTCGCGCAACGTGGACACCGAGGCGGTCTTTAGCTTGCGCGGCAAGCCGCTGAACTGCTTTGGCCTGAAGAAGAAGGTGGTATATGAGAACGAGGAGTTTAACCTGCTGCAGCACGCCCTCAACATCGAGGAAGGCCTGGAGGGGCTGCGCTATAACCGCGTGGTGGTAGCCACTGACGCGGATGTGGACGGCATGCACATCCGGTTGCTGCTGCTCACTTTTTTCCTGCAGTTTTTCCCCGATCTGGTGAAAAACGGCCACGTGTATATACTGGAGACGCCGCTGTTCCGGGTGCGCAACAAGAAGGAGACGATCTATTGCTACAACGAGACCGAGAAGCAGGAGGCCATCAACAAACTAGGCAAGCGTCCGGAGATTACGCGCTTCAAGGGTTTGGGTGAGATCTCACCGGACGAGTTCGGAAAGTTTATCGGCGACAATATCAAGCTGAAGCCGGTGATCCTGCACAAAGACACGACGATACAGAAAATCCTGAGCTACTATATGGGCAAGAACACGCCCGAGCGCCAGAGTTTCATCATCGACAACCTGAAGATTGAGAAAGACATAGTGGAAGAAGTGTATGCATAA
- a CDS encoding DNA gyrase/topoisomerase IV subunit A, which produces MHNEELNNEELNHEDELEVTFSDGGGELIHNVTPVAGLYENWFLDYASYVILERAVPAIEDGLKPVQRRILHAMKEMDDGRFNKVANVIGQTMQYHPHGDASIGDAMVNLGQKDLLIETQGNWGDVRTGDSAAAPRYIEARLSKFALDVVFNPQTTQWQLSYDGRKNEPVTLPVKFPLLLAQGVEGIAVGLSTKIMPHNFRELIKASIDVLKGRNTQLLPDFPNGGLVDVTNYNAGMRGGRIRMRATIEKEDKTMLVIRDVPYGITTTGLMESIVKASENNKIKIKKVIDNTAADVEIQVHLPPGVSPDLTIDALYAFTDCEVAISPNTCVIINDKPHFLNVDELLRISTFKTVDLLKRELEIRKAELEDKWHHSSLERIFIENRIYRDIEECETWEAVLNAIDKGLDPFKPLLRREVTEEDIVRLTEIRIKRISKYDSFKADEYIKKLEEEMAEVDDHLAHLIRYAISYFEGLLKKYGQGRERRTQLKTFDVINAQNVAIANQKLYMNAKDGFIGTGLRKDEFVCDCSDMDDIIVFRKDGKFMVTKVAEKTFVGKDIIMAGVYNKNDEHMVYNMIYLDGKSGVSYAKRFSVKSVTRDKEYDLTKGEKGSKVHYLTANPNSESEVVTINLSPQSSARVKVLDYDFAELMIKGKGSNGNIVTKYPVKKVVQKSLGESTLGGREIYYDEVIGRLNTEGRGRYLGSFNTDDTILVVYEDGSYELTSFDLANHYTVEKIKVLQKYDPELIISAIYYEGDNKTYYVKRFKVETSTVGKRFAFIPETKGSRLEAVSTHPEPLASISLKRDRRGEKETEKLLLSEFIDVKGWKALGNKLNYYKVLDVALPRMAAVDHPEDEKAKGKRAAPRKGPAAVPAELKELAEEAARSSSIQPPEADNVEPGMEDDTEMRALKRKKQLDLF; this is translated from the coding sequence ATGCATAACGAGGAGTTGAACAACGAAGAATTAAATCACGAAGACGAATTGGAGGTCACCTTTTCCGATGGCGGGGGCGAACTGATCCACAACGTGACGCCCGTGGCCGGCCTTTATGAAAACTGGTTCCTCGACTATGCTTCCTATGTGATTCTGGAGCGTGCGGTGCCAGCCATCGAAGACGGCCTGAAGCCGGTGCAGCGGCGCATCCTGCACGCCATGAAAGAGATGGACGACGGCCGCTTCAACAAGGTAGCCAACGTGATCGGGCAGACGATGCAGTACCACCCGCACGGCGACGCCTCCATCGGCGATGCCATGGTGAACCTGGGGCAGAAGGATTTGCTCATCGAGACGCAGGGCAACTGGGGCGATGTGCGCACCGGCGACAGTGCGGCGGCCCCTCGCTATATAGAGGCGCGCCTTTCGAAATTTGCCCTGGATGTGGTCTTCAACCCGCAGACAACGCAGTGGCAGCTGAGCTACGACGGCCGCAAAAACGAGCCAGTCACGCTGCCTGTGAAATTCCCGCTGCTGCTGGCGCAGGGCGTGGAAGGCATCGCCGTGGGTTTGTCCACGAAGATTATGCCGCACAACTTCCGCGAGCTAATCAAAGCTTCCATCGATGTGCTGAAGGGGCGCAACACGCAGCTCCTGCCGGACTTCCCGAACGGGGGGCTGGTGGATGTGACAAACTACAACGCCGGTATGCGCGGGGGCAGAATCCGCATGCGCGCCACCATCGAAAAGGAAGACAAAACGATGCTCGTCATCCGGGACGTGCCCTATGGCATCACCACCACCGGCCTGATGGAGTCTATCGTGAAGGCGAGCGAGAACAACAAGATCAAGATCAAGAAGGTGATCGACAACACGGCGGCCGATGTAGAAATACAGGTACACTTGCCGCCCGGTGTTTCCCCGGACCTAACCATTGATGCGCTGTATGCCTTCACCGACTGTGAGGTAGCCATATCTCCGAATACCTGCGTCATCATCAACGACAAGCCACACTTCCTGAACGTGGACGAGTTGCTGCGCATCTCCACCTTCAAAACGGTGGACCTGCTGAAGCGCGAGCTGGAGATACGCAAAGCCGAGCTGGAGGACAAGTGGCATCATTCTTCCCTGGAGCGGATTTTCATCGAGAACCGCATCTACCGCGACATTGAAGAGTGCGAGACGTGGGAGGCGGTGCTGAACGCCATAGACAAAGGGCTGGACCCCTTCAAGCCGCTGCTGCGACGCGAGGTAACGGAAGAGGACATTGTGCGGCTGACGGAGATCCGGATCAAGCGCATCTCGAAATACGACTCCTTTAAGGCTGATGAATATATAAAGAAGCTGGAAGAGGAGATGGCCGAGGTGGACGATCACCTGGCGCACCTTATCCGCTATGCCATTTCATATTTCGAGGGGCTGCTGAAGAAGTACGGGCAGGGCCGTGAGCGCAGAACACAGCTGAAGACGTTTGATGTGATTAACGCGCAGAACGTGGCCATTGCCAACCAGAAACTATATATGAACGCTAAAGACGGCTTCATCGGCACTGGCCTGCGCAAAGACGAGTTCGTGTGCGACTGCTCCGACATGGACGACATCATCGTGTTCCGCAAAGACGGCAAGTTTATGGTGACGAAGGTGGCGGAGAAAACCTTTGTCGGCAAAGACATTATCATGGCCGGTGTATATAACAAGAACGACGAGCACATGGTGTACAACATGATTTACCTGGACGGTAAGTCCGGTGTGTCGTATGCCAAGCGTTTCTCTGTCAAATCCGTTACCCGCGACAAGGAATATGACCTGACTAAGGGAGAGAAAGGCTCTAAAGTGCATTACCTGACGGCCAACCCGAACTCAGAGTCAGAGGTGGTGACCATCAACCTGTCGCCCCAGTCCTCGGCGCGCGTGAAAGTGCTGGATTATGATTTTGCGGAGTTGATGATCAAGGGCAAGGGCTCCAACGGCAACATCGTGACCAAGTACCCGGTGAAGAAAGTGGTGCAGAAAAGCCTGGGCGAGTCGACGCTGGGCGGCCGCGAGATATACTACGACGAAGTGATCGGGCGCCTCAACACCGAAGGCCGCGGGCGCTACCTGGGCTCCTTCAACACCGACGACACCATCCTGGTGGTGTATGAAGACGGCAGCTACGAGCTGACCTCCTTTGACCTGGCGAACCACTATACCGTGGAGAAGATCAAGGTGCTACAGAAGTACGACCCGGAACTGATTATATCGGCCATATATTACGAAGGCGACAATAAAACCTACTATGTGAAGCGTTTCAAAGTGGAGACTTCCACGGTAGGCAAGCGTTTTGCCTTCATCCCGGAGACCAAGGGCTCCCGTTTAGAAGCTGTTTCCACACATCCGGAGCCGCTGGCGAGCATCTCCTTAAAGCGCGACCGCCGCGGTGAGAAGGAGACGGAGAAGCTGCTGCTGAGTGAGTTCATCGATGTGAAAGGCTGGAAGGCGCTGGGTAATAAACTGAACTATTACAAGGTGCTGGATGTGGCCTTGCCCAGGATGGCGGCAGTGGACCACCCGGAGGATGAGAAGGCGAAGGGAAAGAGGGCGGCTCCCCGAAAGGGACCGGCCGCCGTGCCCGCTGAGCTTAAGGAACTTGCAGAAGAAGCCGCCCGAAGCAGCAGCATCCAACCTCCCGAAGCCGATAACGTAGAACCCGGTATGGAGGATGACACGGAGATGAGGGCGTTGAAGCGAAAAAAACAATTGGATCTTTTTTAG
- a CDS encoding tetratricopeptide repeat protein, with protein sequence MVNLQEVRHDPEAQLANLTAAIGQNSRDGSLYARRALVLLRTGQLQQALDDADMAIRLTRNEPFSLFVKAQVLRALGRPEEALPLALQAERNSYQSASLYVLLGEMYLERGAYQQARLYLNKAQELAPDDEYAFYYKGRVAEVTGDTAQALRLYRLALKQAPAFMEPKRELSGLLLGQQRFEEARPYITTALSTDPEEGMLWYYSGLVLQASEKQDSALAAFAKAVALNDTIAGAHYWLGLQQHKLGNNEAAIAHLEKAEAIYSTEPKYLSTLASAYERTGQFMNALEAYQRLVQVAPGNSYAYQAISRLKYKIANPRPASTVVQQAQTEQ encoded by the coding sequence ATGGTGAACCTGCAAGAGGTGCGGCACGACCCGGAGGCGCAGCTTGCCAACCTGACGGCGGCCATCGGGCAAAATAGCCGCGACGGCAGCTTATATGCCCGCCGGGCGCTGGTATTGCTGCGCACGGGGCAGTTGCAACAGGCCCTGGATGACGCAGACATGGCCATAAGGCTGACGCGCAACGAGCCCTTCAGCCTTTTTGTGAAAGCGCAGGTGCTGCGGGCGCTGGGCAGGCCGGAGGAGGCATTGCCGCTGGCTCTGCAGGCCGAGCGCAACTCATATCAGAGTGCTTCGCTGTACGTGCTCTTAGGAGAGATGTACCTGGAGCGGGGAGCGTATCAGCAGGCGCGTTTGTACCTGAACAAAGCGCAGGAGCTCGCCCCGGACGATGAATACGCTTTTTATTACAAAGGGCGCGTAGCGGAAGTAACCGGCGACACGGCCCAGGCGCTGAGACTTTATCGCCTTGCTCTGAAGCAGGCACCAGCCTTTATGGAGCCGAAGCGCGAGCTTAGCGGGCTGCTGCTAGGGCAGCAACGGTTTGAGGAGGCGCGGCCCTATATAACCACCGCCCTGAGCACGGATCCGGAGGAGGGGATGCTGTGGTACTACAGCGGCCTTGTGCTCCAGGCATCGGAAAAGCAGGACAGTGCGCTGGCGGCATTTGCCAAAGCGGTTGCCCTGAACGACACCATTGCGGGGGCGCACTACTGGCTGGGGCTGCAACAGCACAAACTCGGCAACAACGAGGCGGCTATAGCGCATTTGGAAAAAGCTGAGGCCATATATAGCACCGAACCGAAATACCTGAGCACGCTGGCCAGTGCCTACGAGCGCACAGGTCAGTTCATGAATGCCTTAGAAGCCTACCAGCGCCTGGTGCAGGTCGCACCGGGCAACTCGTATGCTTATCAGGCCATCAGCCGCCTGAAATATAAAATTGCAAACCCAAGGCCTGCCAGCACAGTGGTACAGCAGGCACAGACAGAACAATAG